The nucleotide sequence CACCCGGCTGTCGAAGCCGCGGCCGGAGATGGTCAGCGCGAACGTGCCTTGCACTTCCTCGCAGGCGCGGACGCAGCGTGAGCACACGATGCACTTGGAGGGATCGTAGGTGAAATAGGGGTTCGACTCGTCCTTCGGCAGCCAGGCCGGATTGGCCTCGCCGCAGGCGTCGGCGAACACGTGGTTCTCACCCTGGTTGCCGTAGCGCACGTCGCGCAGGCCGACCGCGCCGGCCATGTCCTGCAGCTCGCAATCGCCATTGGCGGCGCAGGTCAGGCAGTCGAGCGGATGGTCGGAGATGTAGAGCTCCATCACGCCCTTGCGCAGCTTCTTCAGCCGCTCGGTCTGGGTGTGGACGACGAGGCCCGCGGCGACCGGCGTGGTGCACGAGGCCGGCGTGCCGGCGCGGCCCTCGACCTCGACGAGACAGAGCCGGCAGGAGCCGAACGCGTCGACCATGTCGGTCGCGCACAGCTTCGGGATCTGCGTGCCGGCCTCCATGGCCGCGCGCATGATCGAGGTGCCCTCGGGAACGGTGATGCTCTGACCGTCGATGGTGAGCGTCACCATCTTCTCGGACTTGGAGAGCGGGGTGCCGTAATCGGTTTCGTGGATGAGCGACATGGCCGTGTCCTTATTCCCGAATGTCTATTCCGCAGCCTGCAGGCGCGGTTGCTGAGGACCGAAATCCTCGCGGAAATGTTTCAGCGCCGAGAGCACAGGGTAGGGCGTGAAGCCGCCGAGTGCACAGAGCGATCCGAGCTTCATAGTGCCGCAGAGGTCCTCGACGAGAGCGATGTTCTCAGGTACGCGCTCGCCGCGGCGGATCTTGTCGATGGTCTCGGCGCCGCGCGTCGAGCCGATGCGGCAGGGCGTGCACTTGCCGCAGGATTCGATGGCGCAGAACTCCATCGCGAAGCGCGCCTGCTTCGACATGTCGACGGTGTCGTCGAACACGACGATGCCGCCATGGCCGATCAGGCCTTCCTTGGCGGCGAACGCCTCGTAGTCGAACGGCGTGTCGAACAAAGCGCGGGGGAAGTAGGCCCCGAGCGGGCCGCCGACCTGCACCGCGCGCACGGGACGGCCGGTGAAGGTGCCGCCGCCGATCTCGTCCACGAGCTCACCGAGCGTGATGCCGAACGCGGTCTCGAACAGGCCGCCGAACTTGACGTTGCCGGCGATCTGGATCGGCATCGTGCCGCGCGAGCGGCCCATGCCGAAGTCGGCATAGGCCTTGGCACCCTCATCGAGGATGAAGGGGATGGCTGCGAACGACAGCAGGTTGTTGACGACGGTCGGCTTGCCGAACAGGCCGTGATGCGCGGGCAGCGGCGGCTTGGCGCGGACGATGCCGCGCTTGCCTTCGAGGCTCTCCATCAGCGCGGTCTCTTCGCCGCAGACATAGGCGCCGGCGCCCGTGCGGACCTCCAAATCGAACGTGTAGTTGGAGCCGGCAATCTTGTCGCCGAGCAGGCCAGCCTTCTTGGCGATGTCGATCGCCTTGGCCATGGTCGCGATCGCGTGCGGATATTCCGAGCGCGTGTAGATGTAGCCCTTGGTGGCGCCCACCGCGATGCCGCAGATGGTCATGCCTTCGATCAGCACGAAGGGATCGCCTTCCATCAGCATGCGGTCGGCGAAGGTGCCGCTGTCGCCCTCGTCGGCGTTGCAGATGACGTATTTGCGATCGGCTGCGGTCTGCGACACCGTCTTCCACTTGATGCCGGTCGGGAAGCCCGCGCCGCCGCGGCCGCGCAGGCCCGAGGTGGTGACTTCGGCGATGACGGCATCCGGCGACAGGGTCAGCGCACGCGTGAGGCCCTTGTAGCCGCCATGGGCGCGGTAGTCTTCGAGCGACAAGGGATCGATGATGCCGCAGCGGGCGAAGGTGAGGCGGGTCTGCCGCTTCAGCCACGGGATTTCCTCGGTCAGGCCGAGCGAGAGCTTATGCGACTTGTCGGCGATGATGGCGTCGAGCAGCGACGGCACGTCGTCGGCCGTGACGGGACCGAAGCCGAAGCGGCCCTGCGCCGTCTCGAGCTCGACCAGCGGCTCGAGCCAATACAACCCACGCGAGCCATTGCGGACGATTTCAATATCGACCTTCCGCTCGATCGCCGCCTTGTGCAGCGCCTGCGCAACCTCATCGGCGCCGACGGCGAGCGCGCCGGCATCACACGGGACAAAAAGACGCACGCTCATCGCTGGGCCTCCGAGACGAGAGCATCGATCCGGGCCTCATCCAGCCGGCCGACCAGCCGGCCGTCGATCATCGCCGAGGGCGCGGTCGCGCACAGGCCGAGGCAGTAGATCGGCTCGAGCGTGACGCGCTCATCCGCCGTGGTGTTTCCCATGGCGATCCCGAGCTTGGCCTCGGCGCGCGCGGCGAGCGCATCGCCGCCGGCGGCCTGGCAGGCCTCGGCGCGGCACAACTTCAGCACGTGACGACCGGCCTTCTTGGCCCGGAAATCATGGTAGAATGTGAACACGCCGTAAACCTCGGCGCGTGACAAATTGAGGGTGGATGCGATCATCGGAATGGCATCCTCCGGCACGTAGCCGAATGCCTCTTGCAACGCATGGAGGATGGGCAAGGTTGCTCCCTCCATTTTGCTATGTTCCGCGATGATCTCGGCGCCGCGCGCCGCGTCCCAACTTTCGTACACCGGCGTCATTTTGGGCGTCATCCTGATCCCGATTCTGCGTTGCAAGCGTTTCTCATATCCAAGTTGGAATTGCTCAAGATATCAATAAAGCAGTCCCGTGCTGCGATAGCGAAACGCAATCGTGAGATAGCTAGAAGTTGACGAAAAACAGGCCTTCGCGCGACCGGCTTGCGGCCGCGTTTTACCGTGTCCGTGACCCCCTCGCCGTGATAGGGTTTCACCCTGTCCGGAGGCGCTCAAAACGTGCGGAACCGGGCCATTCAACCCGTGGAAGGCCGACCTCTTGATCGACAAGCTCGAACTGCTGCTGGCACTCGCCAAGGAGCGCCATTTCGGCCGCGCCGCGGAGACCTGCGGGGTCACCCAGCCGACGATGTCGACCAGCATCAAGCAGCTCGAGGAGATCCTCGGCGTCATGCTGGTGCAGCGGGGATCGCGGTTCCAGGGGTTTACCCCGGAGGGCGAGCGCACGCTGGACTGGGCGCGCCGCATCGTCGGCGACTTCCGCGCGATGCGCCAGGAGATCAACGGCCTCAAGGACAAGCTCTCCGGCGAAATCCGCATCGCGGCGGTGCCCACCGTGCTCGGCATGGTGGCCTCGCTGACGACGCCGTTCCGCGCCAAGCATCCCGAGGTTCGGTTCCGCATCATGTCCTGCACGTCCGCCGACGTGCTGGGTCTGCTCGAAAACCTCGAGGTCGATGCGGGGCTCACCTACATCGAGAACGAGCCGATCGGCCGCGTCCGGACCATCCCGCTCTACAACGAGAGCTACCGCCTGCTGACCGCGCCCGACGCGATGTTCGGCGATCGCGAGCAGGTGACCTGGCAGGAAGTCGGGCAGGTGCCGCTGTGCCTGCTGACACCCGACATGCAGAACCGCCGCATCATCGACCGCGCACTGAAGGCCGCCGGCAACGAAGTGACGCCGACGCTGACCTCGAACTCGCTGCTGGTGCTCTACACCCATGTGAAGACCGGCCGGTGGGCCAGCGTGATGCCGGCCAAGCTCGCCGAGACGCTCGGCCTCGCCGACAAGGTGCGCTCGATCCCGATCATCGATCCCGTGATCAACTACCAGATCGGCCTGGTCATTCCGCAACGCGACCCGATGACCCCACTGATCGCCTCGCTGGTCCAGATCGCGCGCGAGGTGGCGCCGACCTTGCAGGCATGAGGCGCGACGCGCGCCGGCAAGTTTCAAAGGCAGGCTCACGGTCACCAACCATAAACGGGCGCCAGCCAGAAGCTGTGCAAGCGGTCCCTGGATGCTTCGCTGCGCTCGCAATGACGCCTCACCATTTCTGGTCGTGCTTGGATGCGCACCAGCGTCGATGGTGGCACACGGTTCTCCGCAAGCGTCATTGCGAGCGCAGCGAAGCAATCCAGGATCTTGCAGCGCGACCAGATGCCTCGGTTCGGGCACGTACACCGGCGCGCTCTGATCCGCCCGGCTGGAACAGCCCGGAGCAGCGGCTGTTAGCCCAGGACAGGCCACCGCTTCCGGAACCGCCATGACCGACCTCTCCATCGACGCGCGGCTGCTCGCGCCGGACAACAACCGCAACCGCTCGAACACGCCGGTCGTCGCCGTCGCGGCGGCAGCCTTGCTTCTCGGTGCGCTAGCGCTCACTGCTGCGATCACCTGGCGGCAGGGTGCGTTGTTTCTGGTCGGAGGCGGGCTTGGCCTGTCGCTGTATCACGCGCTATTCGGCTTCACCTCGGCTTGGCGCGTCTTCATCGTCGCGCGTCGCGGTGCCGGCCTGCGGGCCCAGATGGTGATGCTCGCGGTCGCCGTCGCGCTGTTCTTTCCGGCGCTCGCCCATGGCACGCTGTTCGGCCAGCCGGTGCACGGCGAGTACGGCGCGGTTGGCGTCGGCATGCTCACCGGCGCCTTCCTGTTCGGCCTGGGCATGCAGATGGGCGGCGGCTGCGCGTCGGGCACGCTGTACACCGCCGGCGGCGGCAACACGCGGATGCTGGTGACGCTCGCCGCCTTCATCGTCGGATCGACGATCGGCGCGCGGCATCTGCCGTGGTGGAGCGCGCAGCCGAACATCGGCGCGGTGTCGCTGATCGACAAGCTCGGCTGGATGCCGGCGCTGATCGCCTGCCTCGTCGTCATGGCCGGCATCTACGTGTTCACGCTGCAGGTCGAAACCCAGACACACGGCGAAATCGAGCCGGGCGCGCGCACCGAGCTCACCGGCGCCAGACGCTTCCTGCAGGGTCCTTGGCCGCTGCTGTGGGGCGCCGTCGCGCTCGCGCTCGGCAATTTCGCCACGTTGGTTCTGGCGGGCCGGCCCTGGGGCATCACCTCCGCCTTCGCGCTGTGGGGATCGAAGATCGCGATGGCGCTCGGCGTCGACGTCGCGTCCTGGGGCTATTGGCAGGGCGCACGCGCCGCCTCGCTGCAGCAGAGCATCTTTTCCGACATTACCTCGGTGATGGATTTCGGGATCATGCTCGGCGCGCTGCTTGCCGCAGGTCTCGCCGGCAAATTCCATCCGACCTGGCGCCTGCCGCTGCCGTCGCTGCTCGCCGCCATCGTCGGCGGACTGTTGCTCGGCTACGGCGCGCGGCTCGCCTATGGCTGCAACATCGGCGCTTACTTCAGCGGCATCGCCTCGGGCAGCCTGCACGGCTGGTGCTGGTTCGTGGCGGCCTTCATCGGCAACATGATCGGCACGCGGTTGCGTCCGCTGTTCGGACTGACGGTGGAGCGTGGGCCGGTGCCGAAGCCTGCCTGAAGCGGCCTTGCATCAACCGATGCGCAGCTCGTATTGCGCGGCGTGTGTTTCATAGCGGCTGAGCAGCTTACGCGCCGCTGGCGGCACGACGGCTTCCTTCGACGGCCCGGCGAAGTTGATGACTGCGTTGTCATCGGTGAACGTCATCATCGTCACGAACTCGACCTCGGTGTCGAGCGGGCGACGCAGTAGCTCGATTGCGACAAACCCAGGGATTGCCCGATCCTTGATCCCCGGAAAGATCGTCGACCGCAGCAACTCCTCATAGGCATCGGCATTCGCGGGAGTGGTCCAGCCGCGCCAGATACGCTTCAGCATTCGATTGTCCTCAGCGATGATGGCAATGCTCATCGCACGGCGTCTGCAACTCGCGCTTGGTGAAAATTGCTGTTCTCGATGCGGCCGTTGTAAGGTGCGAGGTGCAACGGCTTTTGTCATGTTGGCCGCAAAGGTGCTGGCCAATACAGTGCCCTCGCCCCTTGCGGGAGAGGGCATCGACGGCCTGTCTACGCGCGCGGTTGGGTGAGGGGTATCTCTCCGCGCGCGACACTCGTGGATAGATACCCCCATTGGCGCTAACTTACCAAATTATCGCTTGGTATTCTCGTTTCCTCGGCGGCTCTCGGAGATGGCGTTGAATGTTTCGCGCGGCGGCGCGCAATGTTTGCACGTCGGGCTTGGGGATGACGGCGTCGATGAGGGCCTCGACGATCAAGCGTGACAGGCGCCAGAGGCCGTTCTTCACGCGGCCTCCCAGCGGGGAGAGTCACCGAGATGTTCCGCAATGAGCGGCTCGGTCAGCAGTGCCAGCAGAAGATGACAGAGGATGTGTGCTCTCGCACTCCTGGGATCCTGGCCCGGTGGTCGCGCGAGGCCGATACTGCTCTTGAGATGTTTGAAGGCGATCTCGATACGCCACCGCAATCGATAGAGGCTGCTGATTGCTGGAAGTGGATATTCATCGCGATCGAGCGAGGTGATGATGATGACCCATTCGGCTGCGACCAACGTCTCGGGCTGCAGCTTGCGGCCCATGTCGCGAGCCCGGCGTGTGATCTTGTCGATCGTGGCATCGCGCGCCTGCTTCGGCTTACGGATCGCCACCAGGCGCAATGCGATGGGCTCTTTTGCAGAAGCCTTGATCCAGATCGGCCGATCAACCAGCCCCTTGCCGCGTGATTTTTTAAGCAGGGCAATGACATCGAGTCGGTTCGCGTCAGCGTCGAGCCAATGTGCGCCATTCCATTTGGCGCGCACGACGATATCGGCGCCTTCAGCAAGCACCTTGGCGATCCGATTGGGCTGCAGATAGGCGCGATCGCCGACACGTATCTCGCCCGGCACGACATCGGCACGATCGATGACCTCGCCCTCGTGCTCATCCGTCAGCTCGAAGGCGGTAAATCGCTCGCTCGCCAGATCGAACGCAGAATGTATCCGCCATACGCCGCCGGATTCTCGATCATTGCAGCCGGCCTTTGCCACCGCCGTGGCATCCACAAGACGGACCGGTCGGCCTTTCGCTGCCGCCAGACAGGTCTCACCTGCGCTCCTAGCGAGCAGCCGGCAGACCAGTTGTTCGAGCCAATCTGCCGAGTTGCGAAGTCGCTTGAGCAGCGCGACATTCGACAATGAGGCAAGTCCCATCGCCTCAGCCCATGCGGCCGTCAATCGCAGCCCACGCGTCCCCCAACAATACGCCAGCACCAGCCGCAGCTGATCCACGGCGCATTCGATCTTGCGGGCTCGTTTGAAAGCCCCAAATTCCCGAGCCTCATGCTCAAGCAGCTCAGCGCCACCCAACCGAGCGATGGTGCGCAGCCATTCGGCGTTAGAAAGCGATTCGTCAGTCACTCGACCGAGGAATCATCCATTTCGGGCAGCAAAATGGTAAGTTAGCGCCGATGATAGATACCCCTCACCCAACCGAGCTTGCTGCGCCATCCTACATGCCCTCTGGGGCGAGGGCGCAATCATGGACACCGCGAAATCTGCGAATTTCAGCTGGGGAGGGTGGGCAAAGGGCCGCCCGTAGGGCGGCACGTGCCCAACGTCTGCATCGACGACATTGGTGGGCACGGCGCGGGCGAGAGCTCGGCTCGACACGAGACGTGGGCGCGCCTTTGCCCACCCTACGGTCGTGCGCTTCGTGGTGGCTCAGCGCGCTCCACTCACGCCGCGACGGAAATGCTCGCCGTGGCCTTGTACGCGTCGCGGGGCAGGGTGACGCGGACGACGGTGCCGCATTCGAGGCGGGAGCGCAGGCGCATCGAGCCGCCGTGGAGCTGGGCCAGCGAGCGGGCGATCGCAAGGCCGAGGCCGGAGCCATGATAGGTCTTGGTCATCTGGCTCTCGACCTGCTCGAACGGGCGGCCGAGCCGCGCCAGCGACTGCGCGGGGATGCCGATGCCGGTGTCGGCGATGATCAGCACGACCTTGTCCTCGAACACCCGGCTGCGCATCGTGACGCGGCCGCCTTCGGGGGTGAACTTCACCGCGTTGGACAGCAGGTTCACCATGATCTGCTTGGTGGCGCGGCGGTCGGCGATGACGGGGATGCTGCCCTCGATGTCGGCGTCGAGCACCAGGCTCTTGTCCTGCGCACGGCCGGAGACGACGCGCAAGGATTCCGCCAGCGTCTTGGCGAGGTCGAGCGGCTCCATGTCGAGCTTCATGCGGCCGGCCTCGATCTTCGACATGTCGAGAATGTCGTTGATCACCTCGAGCAGATACTGACCAGAGGTCAGGATGTCGTGGCAGTATTCCTGGTACTTCTCCGAGCCGAGCGAGCCGAACATGCCCGAGCCCATGATCTCCGAGAAACCGATGATGGCGTTGAGCGGCGTGCGCAGCTCATGGCTCATATTGGCGAGGAATTTCGACTTGGTCTGGTTCGCTTCCTCGGCCCGGGTCTTTTCCTGCGAGTACTTCTCGGCGAGGTCGGCGAGCTCGATCGCCTGGCGCTCCAGCGCGGTCTGCGAGCGCTGCAGGTCGATGACGGTGGCGCGCAGGCGCAGATCGTTGTCGACGAGCTTCTGCTCGTGCTCCTTGATGCGGGTGATGTCGGTGCCGACCGAGACGTAACCGCCATCCTTGGTGCGGCGCTCGGAGATGTGCAGCCAGCTGCCGTCGTCGAGCTGCGCCTCGAAGGTGCGGCCGCCCTTCGCCTGCTGGCTGTTGTCATGCAGCCTTGTGCGGATCTCCGGCATCTTGCCGACCTCGATCACGGTCTCATACGAGGTGCCCGGGGTGACGGCGGAATCCGGCAGCTTGTGCAGCTTCTGGAAGTGCGAGTTGCACAGCACGAGACGGTTGTTGGAATCCCAGAGAACGAAGGCCTCCGAGATCGTTTCGATCGCGTCGCGCAGCCGCAGGTCCGCCTCGACGGTCTTCTCGACGAGGCTCTTCTGCTCGGTGACATCCACGGCGATGCCGATCAGGTGCAGGCCCGAATCCGTGGTGCCCTGCGAAAGCTCGCAGCGCACGCGCAGCCAGATCCAATGACCCTCGGTGTGGCGCATGCGGAAGCTCTGGTCGATGTGGCGGAGCTCGCCGGCGACGAGCTGGTCGGCGATCGCGAACAGGTCGATGTCGTCCGAGTTCACCAGCGCATTGACCTCGCCGAAGGTGAGCAGGTCGGTGCGGTTGTCGAGGCCGAGCATTGCGAACATCGAGTTCGACCAGAAGATCCGGCCGCGCGACAGGTCCCAGTCCCACAGGCCGCAGCGGCCGCGATTCAAGGCGGTGTCGATGCGGCCGCGCACGGCGTCGTTGATCAGGTCGCCTTCGCGGGCGCGGGTCGACTGCCAGTGGAAGGCGAAGCCGAGGATCAGGACGACGAAGCCTGTCGTCGCCGACAGCGTGATCGACAGCGCCGCGTCCGAGCCCCAGATCGGCTCGATCTTCTCCTGGATGATGACGACGCGGCCCGGCAGGCTCTTGATCAGCTGCGAGACGGCGAAGGCCGGACGGCCGTTCGGCAAGGTGATCTCGGTGACGGCGCCCTGCAGTCCCGGCGTGGCCAGGAGCTGCGCGGTCGAGATTAGGTCGAGGATGCGATCGTTCTCGCCGAGGCCGGCATCCACCGGGACCCGGGCGAGGATGCGATGGTCGGCGCCGGTCACGATGACATGGCGGCCGGGCGCGACGCCCCAGGCCGGGATCAGGTCAGGGAGCAGCATCTGCAGATGCTCGATATTGGCGACGCGGTCGGGCCGCATCGCCAGATGACCGATGCGGTCGGCGAGCAGGTCCGAGATTGCGGCGAGGTCGCGCTTGGTCGCGCCGCGCTTCTGCCGGCTGTGGTCGAGCACCTGGACGAAGGCGCCGAGGCAAATGGTGACGAGAAAGGCGATGATCAAAGTGGGGACAGCACGACGCAATACCGGCTCAGCAGTCAGCAGCCTTTGATAGGCCGGTTTCGCGATCGATTGCGCCAACCCTTTGATTGAATCAGAAGATTGGACGCACGCGTTCGCGGCATGCGCACGCGCCATGCTGTAGACCCCCGAAACTTCCTGGATTACCCGAATTTCGAAAGAGCCCCAGCCGCTTCCGAATCAAGTTGATTTGAATCCAGATTTGTCGGGCTGTCGAGAGTCAACGATTTGGCAAAAGCTAATAAATCTTATCCAATGCGGAGTTGCGGTGACAAAAAATCGGCGAGATGAGTCCGAAGCAAGAACACCGCGTGACTCCAGGGCCTCAGCCGTGCGGCGGCTCGGCATGGCTGATGACGCGCTTCACGGTCGGGAAGGCGCGCCGCAGGCCGCGCTCGATGTGATCGACATTGTCGTGCACCTTGAGCACGCTCATCGACGGCGCCGCGCGGCAATGGAAGTTGACGATCTCGCCGGCCTCGGTGTTGCGGACCCGGACATTGTGCACGTCGTACATGTCGGTCTCGGCGGCGAAGCGCTGCAGGGCGTCGGCGATGATAGCGACGCGCTCGACGGGCGCGTCGATGCCGAACGGCAGCTCGGGCTCGAGCGGCTCGATATGGGTGTCGACCTCGACGTCGGCGCCGAACTCGTCGCGGATCGAGCGCTCCAGCTCATGGGCGATCGCATGCGCCGCGACCAGGCTCATGTCGCCATCGACCTCGAGGTCGATCGCGACGATCAGCCGGCCGCCGACATCGTGAACAGTGACGTGGTGGATCGCGAGCCCGGAGTTGCGCGCGATGACCATGATGCGCTCGCGCACGCTCTCATTGCTGAGCGCCACCGGGACCGTCGTGAAGGTGACGTCGGCGCCGGACAGGCTGGCATCGACGGCCGCCTGCGCGTCGCGCTTGATCTCGTGGACGCGGTCGATGGGATAGGTGCGCGGCACCTGCACGGTGGCGTCGACGAAATGGGTGGCGCCGACGAGCCGCACGCGGAGACGCTCGACGTCGACGACGCCGGGGACTGAACGGATTGCTGCATCGGCCTTCTCGGCGGCGCCGTCGGGCGCGCGGTCGAGCAGGGTCTCGACGGTCGAACGCGCCAGCCTGAGACCGAGCACGGAGATCATGACGGCCACCGCGACGGCTGCGGCGGAATCGCCCCACCAGAAGCCGAGCGCGGTGAGGACGAGGCCGGCGATGACCGCGATCGAGCCGAGCACGTCGGAGGCGAAATGCAGCGCGTCGGCCGCGAGCGCCTGGCTGTGGGTCTCATGCGCGGCGCGGTGCAGCGCGCGGGCGCGCCAGAAATTGACGGCGATGTCGAGCAGCAGCACCACGAAGGGGATCGCCGACAGTGACGGCGGCGGCGCCGCCTCGCGCAGCCGGCTCACGGATTCGACCAGCACGCCGCCGGCCAGCACATAGAGCAGGGCGATGACGCCGAGCGCCGACAGGCTCTCGAGCTTGCCGTGGCCGTAATGATGCTCGTCATCGGCGGGCCGGTCCGATACCCGAACGACCATCCAGGTGATGACCGTGGCGACGACGTCGACGCCGCTATGCAGCGCCTCGGAGATCAGCGCGAGGCTGCCGATCAGGATGCCGACGATGAACTTCGCTGCGGCCATGCTGGCGCTCGCCGCGATCGAGATCGCGGCGACGCGGGTTTTCCCGGAGTGGATGGGGGAGTCGGCATCGCTCATGGCCGCGGATGTAGCAGCCGATGCCTTGCCGTGAAAGCCGGGATCGCGCGGCATATGTGCATGAGCCGCGCACTGTTTCGATTGCGTCTAAATGTCAGGAGCTCGCGCTCACAAGGTCACCACGATCTTGCCGAGATGTTTGTTCGCTTCCATATGCGCGAACGCCGCGCCGATGTCATCGAAGGCGAAGACGCGGTCGATCGGCAGGCGCAGCGTCCGTGTTTCCACGGAGCTCCAGATATCCGCCTTCACTTCGTCGAAGATCGCGCGGATCTCCTCGATCGAGCGGGTGCGGAAGGTGACGCCGACATAGCTGATGCGCCGCGCCGCGTGGAGGTCGAAATTGAAATCAGCATGCGTGCCGCCGAGCCGGCCGACATTGATGATGCGGCCGAGCACCTTGGTTGCGGCGAGATTCTGGTTGGCGACCTGGCCCGAGACCTGATCGATGATCAGGTCGACGCCCGCACCGTTCGTGGCCTTGAGCACCTGATCGATCCAGGCGGGATCGCTGGAATCGATCGTGAGATCGGCACCGAACTCCTTGAGTCGTCCACGGCGCATGGCATCGGTCGAGGAGCCGATCACCAGCGACGCGCCCTTGAGCTTGGCGATCTGCATCGCCATCAGGCCGACGCCGGAGCTCGCGCCCTGCACCAGCACAGCCTGTCCCGGCTGCAGCGCGCCGTTGGTGACGACGGCATTGTGCATCGTGGTCAGCGCGATCGGCAGCGTCGCGGCCTCGTCGAAATTCATGTTCGACGGCGTGTGGAACAGCCGGCCATGATCGGCGAGGGTGTATTCGGCGAACGCGGCGGCGCCCGAGCCCATCACCCGGTCACCGATCTTTACGCCCTTCGCATCAGGTCCGAGCTCGGCCACTTCGCCGGCCCATTCCATGCCGAGCACGGTGCCGACGCCGCCGGCCGCGCCATGCACATGGCCCTTGGTCATGCCGAGGTCGGCGCGATTGAGGCCGCAGGCGCGCACGCGGATCAGAACCTGCGTGCCCTTCGGCGTTGGCTTGGCGATGTCGGTGATCGCGGCGCCCTGGGCGCCATAGACATAGGCTTTCATCGCAGGGAATCCTGTCGGAGTGCAACGAGCCGCAACCCGAACGTTGCGGCTCTGTGTTGCGCACCGCCTAGCAGGCGGCACGCTGCTCCGACAAGTCTGCCGCGGCGACGGAACGGTGCCGTCGCCATGTCTCCCGCTCAGGCGGCGGCGGACGCTTCCGCCTCGTCGAACGCCGAGGAGACATCGCGCATGCTGATGACGCCGGCCAGCGCGAAGTCGACGATGACGGGCAGATGGCGGATGTGATGCACGTTCATCAGATGGCGGACGTGCTCGAGCGAGTCCTCGGTGCTGCAGGAGATCAGCCGCTGCGGCGAGATCAGCTGCGAGACCTTCATGGTGACACCGGCGGCGCCGTGCTCGGCGATCGCGCGCACCACGTCACGCTCGGTAAACATGCCCGCGGCGGTGTTGCCCTCGGTGCGGACGACGTCCTTGACGACGAGGGCGCTGACATTGCTGGCGCGCATCAGCTGCGCCGCGACGCCGACGGTCTCGTTCATTCGCACCGTGATCACGCGCGCCGTCTTGTTGCGCAGGATGTCTCCGACCTTCATGGCACCCTCCCGTTGGTTAATCGTTGATGGTCGAAGTCTGGTATACGTTATGCCAGATGTCAATGCGGTCGGACCGGTTTTTGTCGGTCCGGTCACTGAAAAAACACGTCAGTGACGCTGCCCCCGTGGCCCGAACGTTCCGGAGCGCAAAAAAAAGAGGCGCACCGGGTGCGCCTCGTGAAGTCGCGGGAAGAAAGCGGAGGGGTCACGCCGTCCGGACGTCCTGCGTCGCCGGCTTGGCGACCGGCGCCTCCTTGCCGAGGATGAAGGCGCGGCGCAGCGGCTTGATCACGAACAGCGCCATCAGGGCGGCCGTCGCATTCAAGCCGACGCCGATCACGAACACGGCCTGCCAGCCATACTT is from Bradyrhizobium sp. ORS 285 and encodes:
- a CDS encoding cation diffusion facilitator family transporter, which produces MAAAKFIVGILIGSLALISEALHSGVDVVATVITWMVVRVSDRPADDEHHYGHGKLESLSALGVIALLYVLAGGVLVESVSRLREAAPPPSLSAIPFVVLLLDIAVNFWRARALHRAAHETHSQALAADALHFASDVLGSIAVIAGLVLTALGFWWGDSAAAVAVAVMISVLGLRLARSTVETLLDRAPDGAAEKADAAIRSVPGVVDVERLRVRLVGATHFVDATVQVPRTYPIDRVHEIKRDAQAAVDASLSGADVTFTTVPVALSNESVRERIMVIARNSGLAIHHVTVHDVGGRLIVAIDLEVDGDMSLVAAHAIAHELERSIRDEFGADVEVDTHIEPLEPELPFGIDAPVERVAIIADALQRFAAETDMYDVHNVRVRNTEAGEIVNFHCRAAPSMSVLKVHDNVDHIERGLRRAFPTVKRVISHAEPPHG
- a CDS encoding PAS domain-containing sensor histidine kinase, with amino-acid sequence MARAHAANACVQSSDSIKGLAQSIAKPAYQRLLTAEPVLRRAVPTLIIAFLVTICLGAFVQVLDHSRQKRGATKRDLAAISDLLADRIGHLAMRPDRVANIEHLQMLLPDLIPAWGVAPGRHVIVTGADHRILARVPVDAGLGENDRILDLISTAQLLATPGLQGAVTEITLPNGRPAFAVSQLIKSLPGRVVIIQEKIEPIWGSDAALSITLSATTGFVVLILGFAFHWQSTRAREGDLINDAVRGRIDTALNRGRCGLWDWDLSRGRIFWSNSMFAMLGLDNRTDLLTFGEVNALVNSDDIDLFAIADQLVAGELRHIDQSFRMRHTEGHWIWLRVRCELSQGTTDSGLHLIGIAVDVTEQKSLVEKTVEADLRLRDAIETISEAFVLWDSNNRLVLCNSHFQKLHKLPDSAVTPGTSYETVIEVGKMPEIRTRLHDNSQQAKGGRTFEAQLDDGSWLHISERRTKDGGYVSVGTDITRIKEHEQKLVDNDLRLRATVIDLQRSQTALERQAIELADLAEKYSQEKTRAEEANQTKSKFLANMSHELRTPLNAIIGFSEIMGSGMFGSLGSEKYQEYCHDILTSGQYLLEVINDILDMSKIEAGRMKLDMEPLDLAKTLAESLRVVSGRAQDKSLVLDADIEGSIPVIADRRATKQIMVNLLSNAVKFTPEGGRVTMRSRVFEDKVVLIIADTGIGIPAQSLARLGRPFEQVESQMTKTYHGSGLGLAIARSLAQLHGGSMRLRSRLECGTVVRVTLPRDAYKATASISVAA
- a CDS encoding zinc-binding dehydrogenase, which translates into the protein MKAYVYGAQGAAITDIAKPTPKGTQVLIRVRACGLNRADLGMTKGHVHGAAGGVGTVLGMEWAGEVAELGPDAKGVKIGDRVMGSGAAAFAEYTLADHGRLFHTPSNMNFDEAATLPIALTTMHNAVVTNGALQPGQAVLVQGASSGVGLMAMQIAKLKGASLVIGSSTDAMRRGRLKEFGADLTIDSSDPAWIDQVLKATNGAGVDLIIDQVSGQVANQNLAATKVLGRIINVGRLGGTHADFNFDLHAARRISYVGVTFRTRSIEEIRAIFDEVKADIWSSVETRTLRLPIDRVFAFDDIGAAFAHMEANKHLGKIVVTL
- a CDS encoding CBS domain-containing protein; translated protein: MKVGDILRNKTARVITVRMNETVGVAAQLMRASNVSALVVKDVVRTEGNTAAGMFTERDVVRAIAEHGAAGVTMKVSQLISPQRLISCSTEDSLEHVRHLMNVHHIRHLPVIVDFALAGVISMRDVSSAFDEAEASAAA